From Pseudobdellovibrio exovorus JSS, a single genomic window includes:
- a CDS encoding tetratricopeptide repeat protein, whose product MLKHGLSGLFFIASALFCLDLGHAQTAQSPVEALANALSTVQPIPPPAATTPPPANNSGNPAGGASGGAGANAPAGPTPTTPSSNLGGKYEEHQSICRMNEYDLVKDFSDDLKKRRVELIKTKLKNESNEQRVKTQIRLIKEYLDQKNNLAAGALIQEMKQQKLSGFDNEYVNSLAALSENRISVARQILNKMSLEKENASNVELLRSLAEVYIAESNYYEASTLYEDLNALTKNAYLPQLCEVMTLNTMNAEAERICLQASSRFPQNPFPPIFQGITHRERLDLKQAESLFKKSIAIKPTEMGHSCLAEINFMNKKFTEAASEYKKALEVTPTSNRALLGLAWTEIQSKNYTEAIEAFKKACKLNSKNEVEIRKAFKYLNDEKIAEAPRFIEAVNSCSGS is encoded by the coding sequence ATGCTTAAACACGGTTTATCTGGATTATTCTTTATTGCAAGTGCCCTTTTTTGTCTCGATTTGGGACACGCTCAGACTGCACAGTCACCCGTTGAGGCTTTGGCCAATGCTCTGAGCACAGTTCAACCGATTCCTCCCCCAGCAGCGACAACACCACCTCCGGCAAATAACTCAGGAAATCCAGCTGGTGGTGCAAGTGGTGGTGCCGGAGCCAATGCTCCTGCAGGACCGACGCCGACAACTCCCTCTAGCAATTTAGGGGGCAAGTACGAAGAGCATCAATCCATCTGTCGTATGAACGAATACGATCTTGTTAAAGATTTTTCTGACGACTTAAAAAAACGTCGTGTCGAACTGATTAAAACAAAATTGAAAAACGAGTCTAATGAGCAGCGAGTGAAAACTCAGATTCGCCTTATCAAAGAATACTTGGATCAAAAAAACAACCTGGCCGCCGGAGCTTTAATTCAAGAGATGAAGCAACAAAAACTCAGCGGTTTTGACAATGAGTATGTAAATTCATTAGCGGCTCTATCTGAAAATCGTATCAGTGTTGCAAGGCAAATTTTAAATAAAATGTCCTTAGAAAAAGAGAACGCCTCTAACGTCGAACTGCTGCGCAGTTTAGCCGAAGTGTACATCGCCGAATCCAATTATTACGAAGCGAGTACTCTTTATGAAGACCTCAATGCTTTGACGAAAAATGCCTATCTACCACAGCTTTGCGAAGTGATGACTTTGAACACAATGAACGCCGAGGCCGAACGTATTTGTCTGCAAGCCTCAAGTCGCTTTCCACAAAATCCATTCCCGCCGATCTTCCAAGGCATTACTCATCGCGAGCGTTTGGATTTAAAACAGGCTGAGTCCCTTTTCAAAAAATCTATTGCGATTAAGCCGACAGAAATGGGCCATAGCTGTCTTGCTGAAATCAATTTTATGAATAAAAAATTCACCGAAGCCGCAAGCGAATATAAAAAAGCTCTTGAGGTGACCCCCACATCAAATCGCGCTTTGTTGGGTTTAGCATGGACCGAGATTCAATCGAAAAATTACACAGAAGCCATTGAGGCTTTTAAAAAAGCGTGCAAGCTCAACAGTAAAAATGAAGTTGAAATTCGCAAGGCCTTTAAATACCTAAATGACGAAAAAATAGCTGAAGCCCCTCGCTTTATCGAGGCGGTCAACAGCTGCTCTGGATCGTAA
- the rimO gene encoding 30S ribosomal protein S12 methylthiotransferase RimO: MKTSTSNTPKKVHFISLGCPKNLVDSEIMAGTLMKDGYNVVADAEEADTVVVNTCGFIEDSKKESIQRILDMAALKEEGKIKKIVVAGCLTQRYKTDLVEGLPEADLFVGSGEFQNIAKILKNHDEGEKKKTFFNLPTYLQEDSTPRVNSQPGHRAYLKISEGCMKRCAFCAIPLIRGNLQSRKMDNIVNEAKLLAASGVKELIIISHDFTDYGWDVRRKDPTAKESPVELLRRLAEVEGIKWIRLLYLYPDGITPEMIDLIKNNDKFVKYFDMPLQHINNEVLKRMNRKMTREEITTALDLIRKEIPEAVIRTQFIVGYPGETQEHFEELLQFVAEQKFDRVGCFQYSPEENTPGGKMDQQVEAEIKQFRHDALMEVQQNISRDKHRAFIGKTVEVVVEGLSDETDLLLQGRTSQQAPEIDGVVLINDGQAKIGQFVKVLVTDSMEYDLIGEIVE; encoded by the coding sequence ATGAAAACTTCCACTTCTAACACTCCAAAAAAAGTTCATTTCATTAGCTTAGGTTGCCCTAAGAATCTTGTAGACAGTGAAATCATGGCGGGAACGCTGATGAAAGACGGCTACAACGTTGTAGCTGACGCCGAAGAGGCCGATACCGTTGTGGTCAATACCTGCGGTTTTATCGAAGACTCTAAAAAAGAATCGATTCAAAGAATTCTAGACATGGCCGCTTTGAAAGAAGAAGGCAAAATCAAAAAAATCGTAGTGGCGGGGTGCTTAACTCAGCGCTATAAAACGGATTTAGTGGAAGGACTTCCTGAGGCCGATCTATTTGTGGGCTCGGGCGAATTCCAGAACATCGCTAAAATTTTAAAAAACCACGATGAAGGCGAAAAGAAAAAAACATTCTTTAATCTTCCGACGTATTTACAAGAAGACAGCACTCCACGTGTGAACTCACAGCCGGGTCATCGTGCCTATTTAAAAATTTCTGAAGGTTGCATGAAGCGTTGTGCGTTCTGTGCTATCCCGTTAATTCGTGGAAACTTACAGTCGCGTAAAATGGACAACATCGTGAATGAAGCCAAGCTATTAGCGGCGAGCGGTGTGAAAGAATTGATTATCATCAGCCATGACTTTACAGATTACGGCTGGGATGTCCGTCGCAAAGATCCAACGGCAAAAGAAAGCCCTGTTGAATTATTGCGTCGCCTTGCTGAGGTTGAAGGAATTAAGTGGATTCGTTTGTTATATCTTTATCCAGATGGAATCACGCCAGAGATGATCGATCTGATCAAAAATAACGATAAGTTCGTGAAATACTTCGATATGCCATTGCAACACATCAACAATGAAGTGTTGAAACGCATGAATCGCAAAATGACCCGCGAAGAAATCACCACGGCTTTAGACTTAATTCGTAAAGAGATCCCAGAGGCCGTGATCCGCACTCAGTTCATCGTGGGTTACCCAGGTGAAACGCAAGAACACTTTGAAGAGCTATTACAATTCGTTGCTGAACAAAAATTTGATCGCGTTGGGTGCTTCCAATACTCGCCTGAAGAAAACACTCCGGGTGGAAAAATGGATCAGCAAGTGGAAGCCGAAATCAAACAGTTCCGTCACGATGCTTTGATGGAAGTGCAGCAAAACATTTCACGCGATAAACACCGTGCCTTTATTGGTAAAACAGTTGAAGTTGTGGTGGAAGGCCTTAGTGATGAAACAGATTTACTGTTGCAAGGGCGTACGTCTCAGCAAGCTCCTGAAATTGATGGAGTGGTCTTGATCAATGATGGCCAAGCTAAAATCGGACAGTTCGTAAAAGTACTGGTTACAGATAGCATGGAATACGATTTGATCGGTGAAATCGTCGAGTAG
- a CDS encoding LolA family protein, whose translation MNFLIGISLFFMATMGAVTGTSVGVQAAQAQTLQKTLEKYSQMPSIQFEIKKTDEKVILGTTTESTGILKYQKSRLYISQNGSKKTELFYADKVLTLVEHPDTDFGDDGKRKVTVIKKNIPPLVTSLLNLFSNPKNFTKEFSVVSQSESEGVYVATLKPKSATIKNLSLKVNTSDLSLTEMSFVDDVDTKTTLSFSNLKTNKKMNRSEFQYKPSKTDEVLNQ comes from the coding sequence ATGAATTTTTTAATTGGAATTTCTTTATTTTTTATGGCGACGATGGGTGCGGTGACGGGCACGTCAGTGGGCGTGCAGGCTGCACAAGCACAGACGTTGCAAAAGACTCTCGAAAAGTATTCGCAGATGCCGTCGATTCAATTCGAAATCAAAAAAACAGATGAAAAAGTCATTTTGGGAACAACGACAGAATCCACAGGGATTTTGAAGTATCAAAAAAGTCGCCTTTACATTTCACAAAATGGATCTAAAAAAACAGAATTGTTTTATGCCGATAAAGTATTAACTTTGGTTGAGCATCCAGATACAGATTTTGGCGATGACGGAAAACGCAAAGTGACGGTGATCAAAAAAAATATCCCACCACTGGTCACCAGCTTATTAAATCTATTTTCTAACCCAAAGAATTTCACTAAAGAATTTTCTGTGGTGAGCCAATCCGAGTCTGAAGGCGTCTATGTGGCGACACTAAAACCCAAATCAGCGACGATCAAAAACCTAAGTCTAAAAGTAAATACATCGGATCTTTCTTTAACCGAGATGTCTTTCGTCGACGACGTAGATACAAAAACGACATTGAGCTTTAGCAACTTGAAAACCAATAAAAAAATGAATCGCTCTGAATTTCAATACAAGCCTTCAAAAACAGATGAGGTCCTAAACCAATGA
- a CDS encoding ComF family protein: protein MSQSLPSKVLFQSFLQYLFSPNCVHCGSFFVEDTLLCDECFRSRLYPRLQQQLQHPLVSVIPRHYYLFAWNPQESDLLSEMIYRLKGNRAWPAWEYYGKLLYYYVSDYLDWGEFQALVPLAGSKPSSVHAQILATVLSKHSGLPVWDVLQKRTLQQQKKLSAVDRKHQSQIGLKGQLPEHFTKLIFVDDVLTTGQSYEQSRKALNANSEDVILTLFYRSRRR from the coding sequence ATGAGTCAGTCACTTCCTTCGAAAGTTTTATTCCAATCTTTTTTGCAATACCTGTTTTCTCCGAACTGTGTTCACTGCGGATCATTTTTTGTGGAAGACACCCTTCTGTGTGATGAGTGTTTTCGTTCGCGTCTTTATCCTCGACTTCAGCAGCAATTGCAGCATCCGTTGGTGTCAGTGATACCTCGACATTACTATCTTTTTGCATGGAACCCGCAAGAAAGTGATTTGCTCAGTGAAATGATTTATCGCTTAAAGGGTAATCGTGCATGGCCAGCGTGGGAATACTATGGAAAGTTGCTCTATTACTATGTCAGTGATTATCTTGACTGGGGGGAGTTTCAAGCGCTCGTGCCACTAGCGGGCTCTAAGCCGTCCTCTGTGCATGCGCAGATTTTAGCGACAGTTTTGTCAAAACACTCGGGCCTTCCGGTCTGGGATGTGTTGCAAAAAAGGACCTTGCAGCAGCAGAAAAAACTTTCGGCTGTAGACAGAAAACACCAGTCACAGATCGGTTTGAAAGGGCAGCTCCCTGAACATTTTACAAAACTGATATTTGTGGATGACGTTTTAACAACAGGACAAAGCTACGAACAGTCGCGAAAAGCACTTAATGCAAACTCAGAAGACGTAATTTTGACCCTATTCTACAGATCAAGGCGCAGGTAG
- a CDS encoding 23S rRNA (pseudouridine(1915)-N(3))-methyltransferase RlmH, which yields MKWTLYDFKTAKEPWFDEAEQVYLKKIKPFATFDVQHLKTLKTDRDEATLKKNYEAKVLLEKLSSDDFVILLDEKGKKLDSIEFSKLVNAARESGKKRGVFIIGGAFGVSEEIKKRAERSVCLSDMVMNHLVAEVVLLEQFYRAQTILNRIPYHNI from the coding sequence ATGAAATGGACTCTGTACGACTTCAAAACAGCCAAGGAGCCTTGGTTTGATGAAGCCGAACAGGTCTATCTTAAAAAGATCAAACCATTTGCGACCTTTGATGTTCAGCATTTAAAAACTCTGAAAACAGATCGTGACGAAGCCACTTTAAAAAAGAATTACGAAGCCAAAGTGCTGTTAGAAAAACTTTCTAGCGATGATTTTGTTATTTTACTGGATGAAAAAGGCAAAAAACTGGATTCGATAGAATTTTCTAAGTTGGTTAATGCCGCTCGTGAGTCAGGGAAAAAGCGTGGCGTGTTCATTATCGGTGGTGCTTTTGGTGTCAGCGAGGAAATCAAAAAACGCGCCGAACGCTCTGTGTGTTTAAGTGATATGGTGATGAATCACTTGGTTGCGGAAGTGGTGCTGTTAGAGCAATTCTATCGTGCCCAGACAATTCTAAACCGAATTCCGTACCACAATATCTAA
- the nadD gene encoding nicotinate (nicotinamide) nucleotide adenylyltransferase — protein MKVGIFGGSFNPPHNGHVNSLTTVQKKMGFDLVHIIPNSQNPLKIPMDGPSGDHRLEMARLAFSTYGDAFRVNDIELKRGGKSYTIDTVKELLKEYKSKELFLIIGADNFETFSDWKDYKELLELVNIVVTTRPGYQIPEGEDEWPDYLTPLVAESDFGTLELTTGRSVEFITLDDLDISSSELRKKLRVGRPAEKFLPLAVESYIKQNGLYKSGSQKISNFKNFTEFCAQTLFDKKAIAVKAFDIQSVSSSSDYTLIASGTSTRHASSMAENLVRAVKDEFNVYPLSVEGVDEGRWVVVDYGALIVHLFYDFVRQEYRLEDLWKNGTELKLQDKTAAAAASAAPKA, from the coding sequence ATGAAAGTTGGAATATTCGGCGGCAGTTTTAATCCTCCACATAACGGACACGTCAACAGTCTGACAACTGTACAAAAGAAAATGGGTTTCGACTTAGTTCACATCATTCCGAACAGTCAGAATCCACTTAAGATTCCAATGGATGGCCCATCGGGTGATCATCGTCTGGAAATGGCCCGTTTAGCCTTTAGCACCTACGGGGATGCTTTCCGTGTTAATGATATCGAATTAAAACGTGGTGGCAAAAGCTACACTATCGACACCGTGAAAGAGCTTTTGAAAGAGTACAAATCAAAAGAGCTGTTCCTGATTATCGGCGCTGATAACTTCGAAACTTTTTCTGATTGGAAGGACTACAAAGAACTTCTAGAGCTAGTGAATATCGTGGTAACGACTCGCCCTGGGTATCAAATTCCTGAAGGTGAAGACGAGTGGCCAGATTATTTAACTCCGCTAGTGGCTGAAAGTGATTTCGGTACGTTAGAGCTAACAACAGGCCGTTCAGTTGAATTTATCACTTTAGATGATTTAGACATTTCGTCTTCTGAGCTTCGTAAAAAATTACGCGTAGGTCGCCCTGCTGAAAAGTTTTTACCATTAGCAGTTGAAAGCTACATCAAGCAAAATGGTCTGTATAAAAGTGGCAGCCAGAAGATTTCTAATTTTAAAAACTTTACGGAATTCTGTGCTCAGACTTTATTCGACAAAAAAGCGATTGCAGTAAAAGCATTTGATATTCAGTCGGTTTCGTCTAGCAGTGACTACACGCTGATTGCCTCTGGTACAAGTACTCGTCATGCCAGCTCTATGGCTGAAAACCTAGTGCGTGCGGTTAAAGATGAATTCAACGTCTACCCACTGAGTGTCGAGGGTGTCGATGAAGGTCGTTGGGTTGTTGTGGATTACGGAGCTTTGATTGTTCACCTTTTCTACGATTTTGTTCGTCAAGAATATCGCCTAGAAGATCTTTGGAAAAACGGGACCGAGTTAAAGCTGCAAGACAAAACGGCCGCGGCAGCAGCCAGCGCAGCTCCGAAAGCCTAA
- the obgE gene encoding GTPase ObgE, producing MKFVDEVKITIASGHGGPGAVSFRRESFAPRGGPDGGDGGKGGDVIFRTSRHINSLVDYRNLKTYAAQNGQPGGKANCSGPNGEDMIMIVPEGSVIRSQDGEVLYDLTGIEEVTVLKGGRGGKGNTFFKTSVNQAPEHAQPGEEGESLDIILELKLIADVGIIGFPNAGKSTLISRISAAKPKIADYPFTTLTPQLGVVKVGDYSNFVVADIPGLIKGAHQGVGLGIMFLKHIERTSLFLHLVDVSGMSGRDPLQDYEDIQFELQKYDEMNQDKDGFFPLSSREQILVLNKTDLLPKDQIEKIKQQFKKKFGVDGYAISAVTGKQTQDLLVAVADKVLKSKEEM from the coding sequence ATGAAATTTGTTGATGAAGTTAAAATTACAATTGCCTCTGGTCATGGTGGTCCCGGTGCGGTGAGCTTTCGCCGTGAATCTTTTGCTCCTCGTGGTGGCCCTGATGGTGGTGATGGTGGTAAAGGCGGCGATGTTATCTTCAGAACGTCTCGTCACATCAACTCATTAGTCGATTATAGAAATTTAAAGACATATGCAGCACAGAATGGACAGCCAGGGGGCAAAGCGAATTGCTCGGGGCCAAATGGGGAAGACATGATTATGATCGTTCCCGAGGGCTCTGTGATTCGTAGCCAAGATGGTGAAGTTCTTTATGACTTAACAGGTATTGAAGAAGTGACGGTTCTAAAAGGCGGCCGTGGTGGTAAAGGAAATACATTCTTTAAAACCAGCGTGAACCAAGCGCCTGAACATGCTCAACCGGGCGAAGAGGGCGAAAGCCTTGATATCATACTTGAATTAAAACTGATCGCTGACGTGGGTATTATCGGTTTTCCGAATGCGGGTAAATCGACATTGATTTCGCGTATCTCGGCAGCGAAACCGAAAATTGCAGACTATCCGTTTACGACATTAACTCCGCAATTAGGTGTGGTTAAAGTTGGGGATTACAGTAACTTCGTTGTTGCCGATATTCCGGGCTTGATCAAAGGGGCGCATCAAGGTGTGGGTTTGGGAATTATGTTCTTAAAACATATCGAGCGCACCAGTTTGTTTTTACACTTAGTCGATGTTTCGGGCATGAGTGGCCGCGATCCATTGCAGGATTACGAAGATATCCAATTTGAATTACAAAAGTATGATGAAATGAACCAAGATAAAGACGGGTTCTTTCCATTAAGTTCGCGCGAGCAGATCTTAGTTTTAAATAAAACAGATCTGTTACCAAAAGATCAGATAGAAAAAATAAAACAGCAATTTAAGAAAAAATTCGGTGTGGATGGCTACGCGATTTCAGCTGTTACCGGAAAACAGACTCAGGATTTATTAGTGGCAGTGGCAGATAAAGTTCTGAAGTCGAAAGAAGAAATGTAA
- the rpmA gene encoding 50S ribosomal protein L27 yields MASKKAGGSTKNGRDSQSKRLGVKRFGGQLVKSGTIIVRQRGTKFHTGNNVKIGRDHTIYAVIEGHVKFERFSKDRFKVSVYPKAA; encoded by the coding sequence ATGGCAAGTAAAAAAGCTGGTGGTAGTACCAAGAACGGCCGGGATTCACAGTCGAAGAGATTAGGCGTAAAAAGATTCGGTGGCCAATTAGTAAAATCAGGAACTATTATCGTTCGTCAACGTGGAACTAAATTCCACACTGGGAACAATGTGAAAATCGGACGTGATCACACGATCTATGCAGTGATCGAAGGTCATGTTAAATTTGAAAGATTTTCTAAAGATAGATTCAAAGTTAGCGTTTACCCTAAAGCGGCGTAA
- the rplU gene encoding 50S ribosomal protein L21, which yields MYAIIKTGGKQYKVQAGDVLQIEKVEQELGSEFKISDILMIGGEKAHVGTPLVKNATVTAVVTKQARTKKVIVFKKKRRQGYRKFATHKQDFTEIFVKAITSPDGQTSKSDETPVVKDMAKLREERIQQKVADHKARVSVRSADVEAAPASKKPAKKAATKKKATKKAAAKKAPSKRSVKTAAKKATKKTAKKTK from the coding sequence ATGTACGCAATCATTAAAACCGGCGGCAAACAATACAAAGTTCAAGCTGGTGATGTATTACAAATCGAAAAAGTAGAACAAGAATTGGGTTCTGAGTTCAAAATCAGCGACATCTTGATGATCGGTGGTGAAAAAGCTCATGTTGGAACTCCACTTGTTAAGAACGCTACAGTGACGGCTGTTGTAACAAAACAAGCACGCACTAAAAAAGTGATCGTTTTCAAAAAGAAACGTCGTCAAGGTTACAGAAAATTCGCAACTCACAAACAAGATTTCACAGAGATCTTCGTTAAGGCGATCACGTCTCCAGACGGACAAACTTCTAAATCTGACGAAACTCCAGTTGTAAAAGACATGGCTAAGTTACGTGAAGAAAGAATCCAACAGAAAGTCGCTGATCACAAAGCTCGCGTTTCTGTAAGATCTGCAGATGTTGAAGCGGCTCCAGCTTCTAAAAAGCCAGCTAAAAAAGCGGCTACTAAGAAGAAAGCTACAAAAAAAGCAGCAGCTAAAAAAGCTCCTTCTAAGCGTTCAGTGAAAACTGCAGCTAAGAAAGCTACAAAAAAGACTGCTAAGAAAACTAAATAA
- a CDS encoding DUF4172 domain-containing protein, with protein sequence MTHLTDFLWKRPEWPSFYWSNSALTELLVQTRFIQGQLLALPSSFVHSYEMSDTKKHLYEDLLTASSADATALTDERLRGWQASLYPTGYAGVRKVRVGEFRDQNLLNLKTEFLPPELLKEEIPKYLTWWKEAPAALDPVLRSGLAFFWFYLLSPFEAGNLEIAAALAELSLQENEKTSLRYYDIAIQLEENRDEIERLMQASHQENGDITTWMQFYLQLYLEAVQASFAIADKDFSVERFWARHSELNLNARQRQILNSMLLGESEMTNRRYVELCETSRESAKRDLAELVKLGLLQIGNKKGRSVSYSLANLIKA encoded by the coding sequence ATGACCCATTTAACTGATTTTTTATGGAAAAGGCCCGAATGGCCCTCATTTTACTGGAGCAACTCGGCCCTGACCGAGCTGCTGGTTCAGACCCGCTTTATACAGGGGCAACTGTTGGCTCTTCCCTCCTCGTTTGTTCACTCTTATGAAATGTCCGACACGAAAAAACACCTTTATGAAGACCTGCTGACTGCATCGAGCGCAGATGCCACGGCCTTAACCGACGAGCGGCTGCGCGGCTGGCAAGCCTCGCTTTATCCTACGGGCTATGCTGGAGTTCGCAAAGTGCGTGTGGGCGAGTTTCGCGATCAGAATCTTTTGAACTTAAAAACCGAATTTTTACCGCCCGAGCTTTTAAAAGAGGAAATCCCTAAATATCTGACATGGTGGAAAGAAGCACCTGCGGCCCTTGACCCCGTCTTGCGTTCGGGCCTTGCTTTCTTTTGGTTCTATCTGTTGTCCCCGTTTGAAGCGGGCAATTTAGAAATCGCCGCCGCGCTGGCAGAGCTGAGTTTACAAGAAAATGAAAAGACTTCGCTTCGATATTACGATATCGCCATTCAGTTAGAAGAAAATCGCGACGAGATCGAACGCTTAATGCAAGCTTCCCATCAAGAAAACGGCGACATCACCACATGGATGCAGTTTTATTTACAGCTTTATCTGGAAGCCGTACAGGCTTCCTTTGCAATTGCCGACAAAGATTTTTCCGTGGAACGCTTCTGGGCCCGCCATTCCGAATTGAATTTGAATGCACGCCAACGTCAGATCTTAAACTCGATGCTTCTAGGTGAAAGCGAAATGACAAATCGTCGCTACGTAGAACTGTGTGAAACCAGTCGCGAATCGGCTAAACGGGATTTGGCTGAACTCGTGAAACTCGGACTGTTACAAATAGGCAACAAAAAGGGCCGCTCGGTCAGTTACAGCTTAGCAAATTTGATCAAAGCATAG
- a CDS encoding collagen-binding domain-containing protein yields the protein MKKLFCLSLLVVFCALNVFAVSSFAGNTTVQTNCDLYRLTDYSVFVRNNAQVQSSDFEGMTAVVNQLHARNFAFGEKLRGNTCPSLVIGNSFYGASGKAYQFITSPTRQVRLNVERNPYPSFSLPNLKVQPNLDLNYVSNGLLNLSQNLAQAETRTVTRQDSFGNLYLTVTGNQTLNSIFISDADLSNREIILSGRADQILVLNFTSQSVAIQYAKINVIGLKIRNIIWNFPNTFELRLGNVGGANSNYLDKQDGSAGLQGYVVAPVALVTAVDMKITGGLYADSIETTFGRATVQVNLPPDAGHENPCLQIGNPQCGVGAQPTPVKPQPTPPPAVIPKPR from the coding sequence ATGAAAAAACTATTCTGCTTATCTTTGTTAGTGGTGTTCTGTGCGTTGAACGTATTTGCTGTTAGCTCTTTTGCGGGCAATACAACTGTACAAACAAATTGTGATCTTTATCGCTTGACTGATTATTCTGTTTTTGTGCGCAATAATGCTCAGGTGCAGTCTTCGGACTTTGAAGGCATGACCGCAGTTGTGAATCAACTTCATGCCCGCAACTTTGCGTTCGGCGAAAAATTGCGTGGAAATACCTGTCCATCATTGGTGATTGGAAACTCATTTTATGGAGCGAGTGGCAAAGCTTATCAGTTTATCACATCGCCGACTCGCCAAGTTCGCTTGAATGTCGAGCGCAATCCCTATCCCAGTTTTTCTTTACCAAATCTAAAAGTACAGCCGAACTTGGATTTAAATTATGTTTCAAATGGTCTTTTGAATTTGTCACAGAACTTGGCTCAGGCCGAAACTCGCACGGTGACTCGTCAGGACTCTTTCGGAAATTTATATCTGACAGTCACTGGCAACCAAACTTTAAATAGCATTTTTATTTCAGACGCGGATCTTTCTAATCGCGAGATCATTCTTTCAGGACGCGCCGATCAGATTTTAGTTTTGAACTTCACCAGCCAGTCTGTTGCTATTCAATATGCGAAGATCAATGTGATCGGTTTAAAAATCCGCAATATCATTTGGAACTTTCCCAATACTTTCGAGTTGCGCTTAGGAAATGTGGGCGGAGCTAACTCTAATTACTTAGACAAGCAAGATGGCAGCGCGGGATTACAAGGTTATGTTGTGGCTCCTGTGGCTTTAGTGACCGCTGTCGATATGAAAATCACAGGTGGATTGTATGCGGACTCTATCGAAACGACCTTTGGGCGCGCCACAGTACAGGTGAACTTACCGCCAGATGCGGGGCATGAAAACCCATGTTTACAAATTGGTAATCCTCAATGTGGAGTCGGCGCACAGCCCACACCAGTAAAACCACAACCGACACCTCCACCAGCTGTGATCCCTAAACCTCGATAA
- a CDS encoding class I SAM-dependent methyltransferase produces the protein MTNPYRRPEVGRSWLQHMQEKPDSYHIRFNQNLIGKWLQQSGPFQTVLEVGCGDGFLSQLPQLQKSIYTGIDDSAVFIEHAQQNLKRPNIHFQQADLLSMDLQHKYDRIFSVMVWSELENIQVAFTQLKKHLSDKGQALVVVPSLKNPEIWYSRGQLSAPKTLEIPYGHEKFGFSSVRIFLHSERELKEASLAAGLKFRLYDDIEPLLAPDGSSPYSAIELLKI, from the coding sequence ATGACAAATCCCTATCGCAGACCCGAAGTGGGGAGAAGCTGGCTTCAGCACATGCAGGAAAAACCAGACAGTTATCATATCCGCTTTAACCAAAATCTGATCGGAAAGTGGTTGCAACAAAGCGGACCCTTTCAAACTGTTCTTGAGGTTGGTTGCGGGGATGGTTTCCTAAGCCAGTTGCCACAATTGCAAAAATCCATCTACACCGGAATTGATGATTCCGCGGTGTTTATTGAGCATGCTCAGCAAAATCTAAAGCGCCCCAACATCCACTTTCAACAGGCCGACTTGCTGTCGATGGATCTGCAACACAAGTACGACCGCATTTTTTCGGTGATGGTGTGGTCAGAACTGGAAAACATACAGGTCGCATTTACACAATTAAAGAAGCATTTGTCAGATAAGGGCCAAGCTCTGGTGGTGGTGCCTAGTCTTAAAAACCCCGAAATTTGGTATTCACGAGGGCAATTATCAGCGCCAAAAACTTTAGAAATTCCCTACGGACATGAGAAGTTCGGATTTAGCTCTGTAAGGATTTTCCTGCACAGTGAACGCGAACTCAAAGAAGCGAGCCTTGCTGCGGGATTGAAGTTTCGCTTGTACGATGACATTGAGCCGCTATTGGCTCCGGATGGATCAAGTCCTTATTCGGCCATTGAACTCTTAAAAATCTGA